One stretch of Oncorhynchus masou masou isolate Uvic2021 chromosome 9, UVic_Omas_1.1, whole genome shotgun sequence DNA includes these proteins:
- the LOC135546080 gene encoding U1 small nuclear ribonucleoprotein A-like yields the protein MAAPDMRLNHTIYINNLNEKIKKDELKKSLYAIFSQFGQILDILVARSLKMRGQAFVIFKEVNSASNALRSMQGFPFYDKPMRIGYAKGDSDIIAKMKGTYVERDRKKEKRVKGPEAAGAKKGVPGTPVVPMGPGVPTPMPGMPPMSGAPRMMQMPGQPPYMPPPGMMPPPGMGPGGMPPGAMLPGGMMPGQMPHAQVAENPPNHILFLTNLPEETNELMLSMLFNQFPGFKEVRLVPGRHDIAFVEFDNDVQAGAAREALQGFKITQTNAMKISFAKK from the exons ATGGCTGCTCCGGATATGCGTCTCAACCACACCATATACATCAACAACCTCAACGAGAAGATTAAAAAAGATG AACTGAAGAAGTCGTTGTACGCCATTTTCTCTCAGTTTGGTCAAATCCTTGACATTTTGGTTGCCCGCTCCCTGAAGATGAGGGGTCAGGCCTTTGTCATCTTCAAGGAGGTCAACAGCGCCTCCAATGCCCTGCGTTCCATGCAGGGGTTCCCATTCTATGACAAACCTATG CGTATTGGGTACGCCAAAGGGGATTCTGACATCATCGCTAAAATGAAGGGCACCTACGTGGAGCGCGACCGCAAGAAGGAGAAGAGGGTCAAGGGCCCAGAGGCTGCAGGGGCCAAGAAGGGTGTGCCAGGAACCCCTGTAGTACCCATGGGGCCTGGAGTTCCAACACCCATGCCT GGAATGCCACCTATGAGCGGGGCTCCTCGTATGATGCAAATGCCAGGGCAGCCCCCTTACATGCCCCCACCAGGAATGATGCCACCTCCTGGGATGGGCCCTGGGGGGATGCCCCCTGGTGCCATGCTTCCCGGTGGGATGATGCCAGGGCAAATGCCCCACGCCCAG GTTGCAGAAAACCCTCCCAACCACATCCTTTTCCTCACCAACCTCCCAGAGGAGACCAACGAGCTCATGCTGTCTATGCTCTTCAACCA GTTCCCTGGGTTCAAAGAGGTGCGTCTGGTACCTGGTCGCCACGACATCGCCTTTGTAGAGTTTGATAATGACGTGCAGGCTGGAGCGGCCAGGGAGGCACTACAGGGCTTCAAGATCACCCAGACCAACGCCATGAAGATCTCATTCGCCAAGAAATAA